A genomic segment from Anaeromyxobacter sp. encodes:
- a CDS encoding transglycosylase domain-containing protein: MTAARLALALLGAALLSASAFVLAPLPAGLLERRPVAAVRFTDREGGLLREVASRADGRAVPLPPDEPVPPLVQAAFVASEDARFGRHPGVDPLALARAAWQDLRARRVVSGGSTLAMQLARALVPRPRTLLGKVQEALWALRLQAHLDDQAVLRAYLDRVPLGPDLFGVESAAGRYFARPARTLSAGQAALLAALARAPSRLDPWRRPEALAAPRRAVLARMARLGHLTAEEARLAGAAPLDLTPPTRAFAAPHLVEALVGSLGALGLERATRVETTLDPSLQADVEAILAGELQADERLPNAAALVVDNQSGEVLAYAGSAAFHDGAAGGQNDGVRARRQPGSALKPFAYGLGLARGFTPATLLPDVEVAFGTPVGAWMPRNYDRREHGPVRLRAALQNSYNVPAVHLVEALGVDQLLQTLRAAGFTSLEGDAARYGAGLVLGNGDVTLRELARGYRGLARGGLLEPLREVRAAWDAAGRPLAPAAELAPRRFLPAPAVALLTDVLSDEAARAPAFGLDNALRLPFRVAAKTGTSRASVDNWTVGYTAERTVAVWVGSFDGRPMRQVSGIAGAGPIFARVLARAMRGLPAAPLVDRRAFQPARVCPLSGRLAGPACPGGLEEVFLPGSAPTAPCDMHLLAGGRGRERPVLDLGPRYRAWAKAEGLQTEEVVDAGPERLAILLPADGDEYLVEAGLPDGAQAIPVRLLVPRGTARVTLRAGAEVLELAPPFTGRLQARPGAQRLEVWLPGGLAPAAVSRFTVRGGGA, from the coding sequence GTGACCGCCGCCCGCCTGGCCCTCGCCCTCCTCGGCGCGGCGCTGCTCTCGGCCTCGGCCTTCGTGCTGGCCCCGCTGCCGGCCGGGCTGCTGGAGCGGAGGCCGGTGGCGGCGGTGCGCTTCACCGATCGCGAGGGCGGCCTGCTGCGCGAGGTGGCCTCCCGCGCCGACGGGCGAGCCGTGCCGCTCCCGCCGGACGAGCCGGTGCCGCCGCTGGTGCAGGCCGCCTTCGTGGCCTCGGAGGACGCCCGCTTCGGCCGCCACCCGGGCGTCGATCCCCTGGCCCTGGCCCGCGCGGCCTGGCAGGACCTGCGCGCCCGCCGTGTCGTCTCCGGGGGCTCGACCCTGGCCATGCAGCTGGCCCGGGCGCTGGTGCCGCGGCCGCGCACCCTCCTGGGCAAGGTCCAGGAGGCGCTCTGGGCGCTGCGGCTGCAGGCCCACCTCGACGACCAGGCCGTGCTGCGCGCCTACCTCGACCGCGTGCCGCTGGGGCCGGACCTCTTCGGGGTGGAGTCGGCCGCGGGGCGCTACTTCGCCCGCCCGGCCCGCACGCTCTCGGCCGGGCAGGCGGCGCTGCTGGCGGCGCTGGCCAGGGCCCCTTCGCGGCTCGACCCGTGGCGCCGGCCGGAGGCGCTGGCGGCGCCGCGGCGGGCCGTGCTGGCCCGCATGGCGCGGCTGGGCCACCTCACGGCCGAGGAGGCGCGGCTGGCCGGGGCGGCCCCGCTCGACCTCACGCCGCCGACCCGCGCCTTCGCCGCGCCCCACCTGGTGGAGGCGCTGGTCGGGTCGCTCGGAGCCCTCGGCCTGGAGCGGGCCACCCGGGTGGAGACCACCCTCGACCCGTCGCTGCAGGCCGACGTCGAGGCCATCCTGGCCGGCGAGCTCCAGGCCGACGAGCGGCTGCCCAACGCCGCCGCGCTGGTGGTGGACAACCAGAGCGGCGAGGTGCTGGCCTACGCCGGGTCGGCGGCCTTCCACGACGGGGCGGCCGGCGGCCAGAACGACGGGGTGCGGGCGCGCCGCCAGCCCGGCTCGGCGCTCAAGCCCTTCGCCTACGGGCTGGGGCTGGCGCGAGGCTTCACCCCGGCCACGCTGCTGCCCGACGTCGAGGTGGCCTTCGGCACGCCGGTGGGCGCCTGGATGCCTCGCAACTACGACCGGCGCGAGCACGGGCCGGTGCGGCTGCGGGCCGCGCTGCAGAACAGCTACAACGTGCCGGCGGTCCACCTGGTGGAGGCGCTGGGGGTGGATCAGCTGCTCCAGACCCTGCGCGCCGCCGGCTTCACCTCGCTGGAGGGCGACGCCGCCCGCTACGGCGCGGGGCTGGTGCTGGGCAACGGAGACGTCACGCTGCGCGAGCTGGCCCGCGGCTACCGGGGGCTGGCCCGCGGCGGCCTGCTCGAGCCGCTGCGCGAGGTGCGGGCCGCCTGGGACGCCGCCGGCCGCCCGCTGGCGCCCGCCGCCGAGCTGGCGCCGCGCCGCTTCCTCCCGGCGCCGGCCGTGGCGCTGCTCACCGACGTGCTCTCCGACGAGGCGGCCCGGGCCCCGGCCTTCGGCCTCGACAACGCGCTGCGGCTCCCCTTCCGCGTGGCGGCCAAGACCGGCACCTCGCGCGCCTCGGTGGACAACTGGACGGTGGGCTACACCGCCGAGCGGACGGTGGCGGTCTGGGTGGGCAGCTTCGACGGCCGCCCCATGCGCCAGGTCTCCGGCATCGCCGGGGCCGGCCCCATCTTCGCCCGGGTGCTGGCGCGGGCCATGCGGGGCCTGCCCGCGGCGCCGCTGGTGGACCGGCGGGCCTTCCAGCCGGCCCGCGTCTGCCCGCTCTCCGGCCGGCTGGCCGGACCCGCCTGCCCGGGAGGGCTCGAGGAGGTCTTCCTGCCCGGCAGCGCGCCCACGGCGCCCTGCGACATGCACCTCCTGGCCGGCGGGCGCGGCCGGGAGCGGCCGGTGCTCGATCTGGGGCCGCGCTACCGGGCCTGGGCGAAGGCGGAGGGGCTCCAGACCGAGGAGGTGGTGGACGCCGGCCCGGAGCGGCTCGCCATCCTGCTGCCGGCCGACGGCGACGAGTACCTGGTCGAGGCCGGCCTGCCGGACGGGGCGCAGGCCATCCCGGTGCGCCTGCTGGTGCCGCGGGGCACCGCGCGCGTCACGCTGCGCGCCGGCGCCGAGGTGCTGGAGCTGGCGCCGCCCTTCACCGGCCGGCTCCAGGCGAGGCCCGGGGCGCAGCGGCTGGAGGTCTGGCTGCCGGGTGGCCTGGCCCCGGCGGCGGTGAGCCGCTTCACGGTGCGGGGCGGCGGGGCCTGA
- a CDS encoding chemotaxis protein, which translates to MRAFLERLPLTSALRALAALAVGGLVLVFLLTWLPLRATQVNGPIYQQILERKELLADAAPPRLFIVQGWLVTLRLSQEYDAAKRTALLVELEHERKHFEDASADWSKVELAPAERSALEAVLRPAAEVFTGAAALAKAVEDGDAFQALEAMDNAKLAFAAHQAAVDGLEQVLHASAAALERQADRRVGAGMVLLALGVLLLGGAVGLAALTISRTVGRAIQRLRTTLGAVADGVRHGRLDVRGDLEGNHPDFRPLVSGLNDTMDAFELPLRATVAYVTRIGQGDIPPRNEVPAQGDFDLLRTSLNQCIDAVEALLADTTRLAEAGQAGRLSERADPSRHQGDFRRVVEGVNGTLDAVIGPLTVAAGCVEQLSRGQVPQRITAEYAGDFDTLKRNLNQCIEAVNALVADADTLAQAGVEGRLTTRADATRHQGDFRRVVEGVNRTLDAVIGPLTVAARYVEDLSRGAIPPLITDAYQGDFARLRDSLNGCIGAVKGMADDVQLLSEAAVAGQLQVRADVTRHRGEFARIVDGVNATLDAVVAPIDEAATTLEALARRDLRARVKGAYTGDHARIKQAVNGTAEALHRALVQVAEAVDQVSGASGQIAASSQAVATGASQQAAALEETTSSIAAVAGITRQATGSAGLANGLAQAARTSAEEGARAVEQMEGAMHKIRASAEGTSQIIRDINEIAFQTNLLALNAAVEAARAGDAGRGFAVVAEEVRSLALRSKEAAMKTEGLIRESVRQAGEGEATSRQVAGKLGEIVTGVAKVSTLVSEIAAAAREQTGGIDQVSRAVTEMDKVTQQNAASAEESSSAAAELSAQAEELAALVGDFQLDREAGQPGRRGA; encoded by the coding sequence ATGCGCGCCTTCCTGGAACGGCTCCCCCTCACCAGCGCGCTGCGCGCCCTGGCCGCGCTGGCCGTCGGCGGCCTGGTGCTGGTCTTCCTCCTCACCTGGCTGCCGCTGCGCGCCACCCAGGTGAACGGCCCGATCTACCAGCAGATCCTCGAGCGCAAGGAGCTCCTGGCCGACGCCGCCCCGCCGCGCCTCTTCATCGTGCAGGGCTGGCTGGTGACCCTGCGCCTCTCGCAGGAGTACGACGCCGCCAAGCGGACCGCGCTGCTGGTCGAGCTCGAGCACGAGCGGAAGCACTTCGAGGACGCCTCGGCCGACTGGTCCAAGGTCGAGCTGGCGCCGGCCGAGCGGTCGGCGCTGGAGGCGGTGTTGCGCCCGGCCGCCGAGGTGTTCACCGGGGCCGCGGCCCTCGCCAAGGCGGTGGAGGACGGCGACGCCTTCCAGGCGCTCGAGGCCATGGACAATGCCAAGCTGGCCTTCGCCGCGCACCAGGCGGCCGTGGACGGCCTGGAGCAGGTGCTGCACGCCAGCGCCGCCGCGCTCGAGCGGCAGGCCGACCGGCGGGTGGGCGCCGGCATGGTCCTGCTGGCGCTGGGCGTGCTCCTGCTGGGCGGCGCGGTGGGGCTGGCCGCCCTCACCATCTCCCGCACCGTGGGCCGCGCCATCCAGCGGCTGCGCACCACCCTGGGCGCGGTGGCCGACGGCGTGCGCCACGGCCGCCTGGACGTGCGCGGCGACCTGGAGGGCAACCACCCCGACTTCCGCCCCCTGGTGAGCGGCCTCAACGACACGATGGACGCCTTCGAGCTGCCGCTGCGGGCCACGGTGGCCTACGTGACCCGCATCGGCCAGGGCGACATCCCGCCCCGCAACGAGGTGCCGGCCCAGGGCGACTTCGACCTGCTGCGCACCAGCCTGAACCAGTGCATCGACGCGGTGGAGGCCCTGCTGGCCGACACCACCCGCCTGGCCGAGGCCGGCCAGGCCGGCCGCCTCTCCGAGCGGGCCGACCCCTCGCGCCACCAGGGCGACTTCCGCCGCGTGGTGGAGGGGGTCAACGGCACCCTCGACGCGGTCATCGGGCCGCTCACCGTGGCGGCCGGCTGCGTGGAGCAGCTCTCGCGCGGGCAGGTGCCGCAGAGGATCACCGCCGAGTACGCCGGCGACTTCGACACCCTGAAGCGCAACCTCAACCAGTGCATCGAGGCGGTGAACGCGCTGGTGGCCGACGCCGACACCCTGGCCCAGGCCGGGGTGGAGGGCCGGCTCACCACCCGCGCCGACGCGACGCGCCACCAGGGAGACTTCCGCCGGGTGGTCGAGGGGGTGAACCGGACGCTGGACGCCGTCATCGGGCCGCTCACCGTGGCGGCCCGCTACGTCGAGGACCTCTCGCGCGGCGCCATCCCGCCCCTCATCACCGACGCCTACCAGGGCGACTTCGCCCGCCTGCGCGACAGCCTCAACGGCTGCATCGGCGCGGTGAAGGGCATGGCGGACGACGTGCAGCTGCTCTCCGAGGCGGCGGTGGCCGGGCAGCTGCAGGTGCGGGCCGACGTGACCCGCCACCGCGGCGAGTTCGCCCGCATCGTGGACGGCGTCAACGCCACGCTGGACGCCGTGGTGGCCCCCATCGACGAGGCCGCCACCACCCTGGAGGCGCTGGCGCGCCGCGACCTCAGGGCCCGCGTCAAGGGCGCCTACACGGGGGATCACGCCCGCATCAAGCAGGCCGTCAACGGCACGGCCGAGGCGCTCCACCGCGCCCTGGTGCAGGTGGCCGAGGCGGTGGACCAGGTGTCCGGGGCCTCCGGCCAGATCGCCGCCTCCTCGCAGGCCGTGGCCACCGGCGCCTCCCAGCAGGCGGCGGCGCTCGAGGAGACCACCAGCAGCATCGCGGCGGTGGCGGGCATCACCCGCCAGGCCACCGGCAGCGCCGGGCTGGCCAACGGGCTGGCCCAGGCCGCCCGCACCTCCGCCGAGGAGGGGGCGCGCGCCGTGGAGCAGATGGAGGGCGCCATGCACAAGATCCGCGCCAGCGCCGAGGGCACCTCGCAGATCATCCGGGACATCAACGAGATCGCCTTCCAGACCAACCTGCTGGCGCTCAACGCCGCGGTGGAGGCGGCCCGGGCCGGCGACGCGGGCCGCGGCTTCGCGGTGGTGGCCGAGGAGGTCCGCAGCCTGGCGCTCCGCTCCAAGGAGGCCGCCATGAAGACCGAGGGGCTGATCCGCGAGTCGGTGCGCCAGGCCGGCGAGGGCGAGGCCACCTCGCGCCAGGTGGCCGGCAAGCTCGGCGAGATCGTCACCGGCGTCGCCAAGGTCTCGACCCTGGTGTCGGAGATCGCCGCCGCGGCCAGGGAGCAGACGGGCGGCATCGACCAGGTGAGCCGGGCCGTCACCGAGATGGACAAGGTCACCCAGCAGAACGCCGCCTCGGCGGAGGAGTCGTCGTCGGCCGCCGCCGAGCTGTCGGCCCAGGCCGAGGAGCTGGCGGCGCTGGTGGGGGACTTCCAGCTGGACCGGGAGGCCGGTCAGCCGGGCCGACGCGGCGCCTGA
- a CDS encoding Ig-like domain-containing protein, which yields MHPVAPLARPARPRATSAGAPGRRALLAATALLALAACGRGCAPRSGQGGGAVALSPLPEPPLLSVAQEALPGDGGALAVVVARPQGRVAGDVRPAVTFSRPVVALGTVEATAAPPGFTLAPAVPGEWRWLGSATAEFQPTARLPPATAFTVTVPAGVRSLDGAVLAEPTTFSFETQRPALQEVSPAPGFRWATADQVVALLFDQPVADLAGHARLLVGGRPWPFGVTAVPVAAARAAEEARRGRQRPGLAGADDATRQVRYDLRPTRPLPLDAEVVLVVDGALAGQAGPLTMEAEHRSAFRTFGALAFGGLAACPWEEAGCHWGPLTFTTSNEVDLASLKGRVTVQPPVELQWDEAAASAQRVTLPGRFRPGRRYQVTVAAGVKDVFGQALAAPFTAEVAFRDLAPGFELPSDLVLLEASGDGGLPASAVNLSALQVRTLPLTPGALARALAADRAGGLDFSAAPLRSLDVRTERNATRSFPVPVRQHLAGSGATLFAVEVVAPEVVVKEAWEGWRRRSVVLGQLTDLAVHAKLGATSGLAWVTRLSDGAAVAGARLALYDRTGAERWSGATDADGLGRLPGLAELLPPARDQYDGVPFALLAARLGDDTGVTLSSWSGGFSPWAFDLPAGWDGKTPRELGGVWAERGLYRPGETAHLKGLVRALRLGRQAAPAAGTPVTLKVVAARGQVLLEKQVPLTAFGTFSAEVPLPADAPLGGAQVSATVPVEGGVLGYQASFRVEAYRAPQFKVDVAAPSPSLTAGDPLRAEVVARYLFGGALPGAPVRWTVGRETTDFEPPGHAGFAFGLLSWWWDDGEPQRSSDVAGAGEGLTGPGGALAIDAGRVEALANRTWTYTLEAEVEDVSRQRVAARTAVTVHPAALYAGARRPGRGFAEAGRADGVEVVAVAPDGTRQAGARLEVQVKRREWRFVKKKLAGGEWSSVNELVEEPLAACALTSAAEPVTCAFTPGKPGQHVAEVAVTDQAGRRQVTRLPFYATGSGWVSWQREDTDRLELVADRDRYQPGDTARLLVKSPWPEAEALLTVEREGVRSARRLRLTGAATTLEVPLGEEDLPNVFVSVVLARGRVAAPDPAAEEADPGRPAVKVGYVQLQVEKRSRRLAVALTPDAAVKRPRQRVQVAVEVKDWRGQGVPAEVTVWAVDEAVLRLTGYQPPDPVELLHPPRPLSVRVGEPLLHLVERRRYGEKGLSSGGGGGGDGVGSGFRSEFKTTVLFAPEVVTGADGRASVAFDLPDNLTTYRLMAVAVTRGDLAGGATASVRVEQPLLALPALPRLARVGDRFEAGVVVHAPGVAVKEVEVRAEAEGLTLTGPAAQRVALVAGRAEVRFGFRAERPGQAVLRFRVEGGGERDGLEQRLPVLLPVALEAVAVAGETRDLRREGLLPPGGIRADVGGLTVTLASTALGGFAENLRQLVEYPHGCLEQLASRLVPFVAVREVAGRFKLPLAPGAPPAWLDEGAGDRLGSRDPDEIVKRTVRAIEALQGPDGGYRYWSSSTCSSEYASSYAVLALGRAAEVGYPVDPASLARGQRYLAETVAAGRCTRCGFGCTPPGDAVRVAALHALARTRAPRASGYAELYARRAALPLFARAQLADAMFVGGGDRPQARALLQELLNLAKEAPTEVHLEEQDPRSYASLWSSDVRSSALLLHTLVDVSPEHPWVGKLAAYLARARGPDGRFATTQEAAHALMALTEVVRVKEREVPAFTGRVTLGGKEVASAPFQGRTTEVTAVTVPAAALPAAGGAGAAALPLDFRRDGTAGVLYYGALLRYAPQVMPVAPLERGLFVQRWFEPYGGGGQVRAARAGDLVRVRVRVASSQERRFLAVTVPLPAGLEIVDTTLASTALLRRSAREEGPGEGYDGSADGAAGAALGEERAGEGAWATTFWSPFDHEERRDDQLVLFADRLPPGVHLTSFVARATTPGEWTLAPAQAEQMYAPEVFGRSDGGTFTVVVEGR from the coding sequence ATGCACCCTGTCGCCCCCCTCGCCCGCCCGGCGCGCCCGCGCGCCACCTCGGCCGGCGCTCCCGGTCGTCGCGCCCTGCTGGCCGCCACCGCCCTGCTGGCCCTGGCCGCCTGCGGCCGCGGCTGCGCCCCGAGGTCCGGCCAGGGAGGAGGCGCGGTGGCGCTCTCGCCCCTGCCGGAGCCGCCGCTCCTGTCGGTGGCGCAGGAGGCGCTGCCAGGTGACGGCGGCGCGCTGGCGGTGGTGGTGGCCCGCCCGCAGGGCCGGGTGGCGGGCGACGTCCGCCCCGCCGTGACCTTCTCCCGCCCGGTGGTGGCGCTCGGCACCGTGGAGGCCACCGCGGCGCCGCCTGGCTTCACCCTGGCGCCAGCCGTGCCCGGCGAGTGGCGCTGGCTCGGCTCGGCCACGGCCGAGTTCCAGCCGACGGCGCGCTTGCCGCCCGCCACCGCGTTCACCGTGACCGTGCCGGCGGGCGTGCGGTCCCTCGACGGCGCGGTGCTGGCGGAGCCCACCACCTTCTCCTTCGAGACCCAGCGCCCGGCCCTGCAGGAGGTCTCGCCCGCTCCCGGGTTCCGCTGGGCCACCGCCGACCAGGTGGTGGCGCTGCTCTTCGACCAGCCCGTGGCCGACCTGGCGGGCCACGCGCGGCTGCTGGTGGGCGGCCGCCCCTGGCCCTTCGGGGTGACGGCCGTGCCGGTGGCCGCGGCGCGAGCGGCCGAGGAGGCGCGGCGCGGCCGGCAGCGGCCCGGCCTGGCGGGCGCCGACGACGCCACCCGCCAGGTCCGCTACGACCTTCGGCCCACCCGCCCCCTGCCGCTCGACGCGGAGGTGGTGCTCGTGGTGGACGGCGCGCTGGCCGGGCAGGCCGGGCCCCTCACCATGGAGGCCGAGCACCGGAGCGCCTTCCGGACCTTCGGGGCGCTGGCCTTCGGCGGGCTGGCGGCCTGCCCGTGGGAGGAGGCCGGCTGCCACTGGGGCCCGCTCACCTTCACCACCAGCAACGAGGTGGACCTGGCCTCGCTGAAGGGGCGGGTGACGGTGCAGCCGCCGGTCGAGCTCCAGTGGGACGAGGCGGCCGCCTCGGCGCAGCGGGTCACGCTGCCGGGGCGCTTCCGGCCGGGCCGGCGGTACCAGGTGACGGTGGCGGCGGGCGTGAAGGACGTCTTCGGCCAGGCCCTGGCCGCCCCGTTCACCGCGGAGGTTGCCTTCCGCGACCTGGCGCCCGGCTTCGAGCTGCCGTCCGACCTGGTGCTGCTCGAGGCCTCCGGCGACGGCGGCCTGCCGGCCAGCGCGGTGAACCTGTCGGCGCTGCAGGTGAGGACGCTGCCCCTCACCCCCGGCGCCCTGGCGCGCGCCCTGGCCGCCGATCGGGCCGGCGGGCTCGACTTCTCCGCGGCGCCGCTGCGCTCGCTGGACGTGAGGACCGAGCGCAACGCCACCCGCTCCTTCCCGGTGCCGGTGCGGCAGCACCTGGCCGGCAGCGGCGCCACGCTCTTCGCGGTGGAGGTGGTGGCGCCGGAGGTGGTGGTGAAGGAGGCCTGGGAGGGCTGGCGCCGGCGCAGCGTGGTCCTGGGCCAGCTCACCGATCTCGCGGTCCACGCCAAGCTGGGCGCCACCTCGGGCCTGGCCTGGGTGACCCGCCTCTCCGACGGCGCGGCGGTGGCGGGCGCGCGGCTGGCGCTGTACGACCGGACCGGCGCCGAGCGCTGGAGCGGGGCCACCGACGCCGACGGGCTGGGGCGCCTCCCCGGGCTGGCCGAGCTCCTGCCGCCGGCGCGGGACCAGTACGACGGCGTGCCCTTCGCGCTGCTGGCGGCCCGCCTGGGCGACGACACCGGGGTGACCCTCTCCAGCTGGTCGGGTGGGTTCTCGCCCTGGGCCTTCGACCTGCCGGCCGGCTGGGACGGCAAGACCCCGCGCGAGCTCGGCGGGGTCTGGGCCGAGCGCGGCCTCTACCGCCCCGGCGAGACCGCCCACCTGAAGGGGCTGGTGCGCGCCCTCCGGCTGGGACGGCAGGCCGCGCCCGCCGCCGGCACGCCGGTGACCCTGAAGGTGGTGGCCGCGCGCGGGCAGGTGCTGCTGGAGAAGCAGGTGCCGCTCACCGCCTTCGGCACCTTCTCGGCCGAGGTGCCGCTGCCGGCCGACGCCCCGCTGGGCGGGGCCCAGGTGAGCGCCACGGTGCCGGTGGAGGGCGGGGTGCTCGGGTACCAGGCCTCGTTCCGGGTGGAGGCCTACCGGGCGCCGCAGTTCAAGGTGGACGTGGCGGCGCCGTCGCCCTCGCTCACCGCCGGGGATCCCCTGCGGGCCGAGGTGGTGGCTCGCTACCTGTTCGGCGGCGCCTTGCCCGGCGCGCCGGTCCGCTGGACGGTGGGGCGCGAGACCACCGACTTCGAGCCGCCGGGCCACGCCGGCTTCGCCTTCGGCCTGCTGAGCTGGTGGTGGGACGACGGCGAGCCGCAGCGCTCCTCCGACGTGGCCGGGGCGGGCGAGGGGCTGACCGGGCCGGGCGGGGCGCTGGCCATCGACGCCGGCCGGGTCGAGGCGCTGGCCAACCGGACCTGGACCTACACCCTGGAGGCCGAGGTGGAGGACGTCAGCCGGCAGCGGGTGGCGGCCCGCACCGCGGTGACCGTCCACCCGGCGGCCCTCTACGCCGGCGCGCGGCGCCCCGGGCGCGGCTTCGCCGAGGCGGGACGGGCCGACGGGGTGGAGGTGGTGGCGGTGGCGCCGGACGGGACGCGCCAGGCGGGCGCCAGGCTGGAGGTGCAGGTGAAGCGGCGCGAGTGGCGCTTCGTGAAGAAGAAGCTGGCCGGCGGCGAGTGGTCCAGCGTCAACGAGCTGGTCGAGGAGCCGCTGGCGGCCTGCGCCCTCACCAGCGCGGCCGAGCCGGTGACCTGCGCCTTCACCCCGGGCAAGCCGGGGCAGCACGTGGCGGAGGTGGCGGTGACCGACCAGGCCGGGCGGCGGCAGGTGACGCGGCTGCCCTTCTACGCCACCGGCAGCGGCTGGGTCTCCTGGCAGCGCGAGGACACCGACCGGCTGGAGCTGGTGGCCGACCGCGACCGCTACCAGCCTGGCGACACGGCGCGGCTGCTGGTGAAGAGCCCCTGGCCCGAGGCCGAGGCGCTGCTCACGGTGGAGCGCGAGGGGGTGCGCTCGGCCCGCCGCCTCAGGCTGACCGGCGCCGCCACCACCCTGGAGGTGCCGCTCGGCGAGGAGGACCTCCCCAACGTCTTCGTCTCGGTGGTGCTGGCGCGCGGGCGGGTGGCCGCGCCCGACCCCGCGGCCGAGGAGGCCGATCCCGGCCGCCCGGCCGTCAAGGTGGGGTACGTGCAGCTGCAGGTGGAGAAGCGCTCCAGGCGGCTCGCGGTGGCGCTCACGCCGGACGCGGCGGTGAAGCGCCCCCGCCAGCGGGTGCAGGTGGCGGTGGAGGTGAAGGACTGGCGCGGGCAGGGCGTGCCGGCCGAGGTGACCGTCTGGGCGGTGGACGAGGCGGTCCTGCGCCTCACCGGGTACCAGCCGCCGGACCCGGTGGAGCTGCTCCACCCGCCGCGGCCGCTCTCGGTGCGGGTGGGCGAGCCGCTGCTGCACCTGGTGGAGCGGCGCCGCTACGGCGAGAAGGGGCTCAGCAGCGGTGGCGGCGGCGGCGGGGACGGGGTGGGCAGCGGCTTCCGCTCCGAGTTCAAGACCACGGTGCTCTTCGCCCCGGAGGTGGTGACCGGGGCCGACGGCCGGGCCAGCGTGGCCTTCGACCTGCCGGACAACCTGACCACCTACCGGCTCATGGCGGTGGCGGTGACCCGCGGCGACCTGGCCGGCGGGGCCACCGCCTCGGTGCGGGTCGAGCAGCCGCTGCTGGCGCTGCCGGCGCTGCCGAGGCTGGCGCGGGTGGGCGATCGGTTCGAGGCGGGCGTGGTGGTGCACGCCCCGGGCGTGGCGGTGAAGGAGGTGGAGGTCCGGGCCGAGGCCGAGGGGCTCACGCTCACCGGCCCGGCCGCGCAGCGGGTGGCGCTGGTGGCCGGCCGCGCCGAGGTGCGCTTCGGCTTCCGGGCCGAGCGCCCCGGGCAGGCGGTGCTGCGGTTCCGGGTGGAGGGCGGCGGGGAGCGGGACGGCCTGGAGCAGCGGCTGCCGGTGCTGCTCCCGGTGGCGCTGGAGGCGGTGGCGGTGGCGGGCGAGACGCGCGACCTCCGGCGCGAGGGGCTGCTGCCGCCCGGCGGGATCCGCGCCGACGTGGGCGGGCTCACCGTGACGCTGGCCTCCACGGCCCTGGGCGGCTTCGCCGAGAACCTGCGGCAGCTGGTGGAGTACCCGCACGGCTGCCTGGAGCAGCTGGCGTCGCGGCTGGTGCCGTTCGTGGCGGTCCGCGAGGTGGCGGGGCGCTTCAAGCTGCCGCTGGCGCCCGGCGCGCCGCCGGCCTGGCTCGACGAGGGGGCCGGCGACCGGCTCGGCAGCCGGGATCCGGACGAGATCGTGAAGCGGACGGTGCGGGCCATCGAGGCGCTGCAGGGGCCCGACGGCGGCTACCGGTACTGGAGCAGCTCGACCTGCTCCTCGGAGTACGCCTCCTCGTACGCGGTGCTGGCGCTGGGCCGCGCCGCCGAGGTGGGCTACCCGGTGGACCCGGCGTCGCTGGCGCGCGGGCAGCGCTACCTGGCCGAGACGGTGGCGGCCGGCCGCTGCACCCGCTGCGGCTTCGGCTGCACCCCGCCGGGCGACGCCGTGCGGGTGGCGGCGCTGCACGCCCTGGCGCGCACCCGGGCGCCGCGCGCCAGCGGCTACGCCGAGCTGTACGCCCGGCGCGCCGCGCTCCCGCTCTTCGCCAGGGCGCAGCTGGCCGACGCCATGTTCGTCGGCGGCGGCGACCGCCCCCAGGCGCGCGCGCTGCTGCAGGAGCTCCTGAACCTGGCCAAGGAGGCGCCGACCGAGGTCCACCTCGAGGAGCAGGACCCGCGTTCCTACGCCTCGCTCTGGTCCTCCGACGTGCGCTCCTCGGCGCTGCTGCTGCATACCCTGGTCGACGTCTCGCCGGAGCACCCCTGGGTCGGCAAGCTGGCCGCCTACCTGGCGCGGGCGCGCGGGCCGGACGGCCGCTTCGCCACCACCCAGGAGGCGGCCCACGCCCTCATGGCGCTCACCGAGGTGGTGCGCGTCAAGGAGCGCGAGGTGCCGGCCTTCACCGGGCGGGTCACCCTGGGAGGCAAGGAGGTGGCGTCGGCGCCGTTCCAGGGGCGGACCACCGAGGTGACGGCGGTGACGGTGCCGGCCGCGGCGCTGCCGGCGGCGGGTGGCGCCGGCGCGGCGGCCCTGCCGCTCGACTTCCGGCGCGACGGCACGGCCGGGGTCCTGTACTACGGGGCGCTGCTGCGCTACGCCCCGCAGGTCATGCCGGTGGCGCCGCTGGAGCGCGGCCTCTTCGTGCAGCGCTGGTTCGAGCCCTACGGGGGCGGCGGGCAGGTGCGGGCGGCCCGCGCCGGCGACCTGGTGCGGGTGCGGGTGCGGGTGGCCTCGTCGCAGGAGCGCCGCTTCCTGGCGGTCACCGTGCCGCTGCCGGCCGGGCTGGAGATCGTGGACACCACGCTGGCCTCGACCGCGCTGCTGCGGCGCAGCGCCAGGGAGGAGGGGCCCGGCGAGGGGTACGACGGCTCGGCGGACGGCGCCGCCGGCGCCGCGCTGGGCGAGGAGAGGGCCGGGGAGGGGGCCTGGGCCACCACCTTCTGGTCGCCCTTCGACCACGAGGAGCGGCGCGACGACCAGCTGGTGCTGTTCGCCGACCGGCTGCCGCCCGGGGTGCACCTCACCAGCTTCGTGGCGCGGGCCACCACGCCCGGCGAGTGGACGCTGGCGCCGGCCCAGGCCGAGCAGATGTACGCCCCGGAGGTCTTCGGGCGGTCGGACGGCGGCACCTTCACCGTGGTGGTGGAGGGGAGGTGA